In Candidatus Thermoplasmatota archaeon, the sequence TCATCCAGCTGCGCATTGGCGCCGTGGGGGGGCCGCTGATCCTCGTGGGCGTTCTCCTGGGACTTTCGACCGCGCTCCTTCGGATCGAAGGCCAGGCGCCCGCCACCTCGCGCGGATCGGTCGTGCTGTACGCTCGCAAGGAGTGCGTCCTCTGCGACGAGGCTCGCGCGCTTCTGCTGCCCGAGGCCGCGCGGGCGGGCGTGGACGTCTGGGAGGTGGACGTGGACGCCGACGCGGCGCTCTCCGCGCGCTACGGCGACGCGGTGCCCGTGTGCGAGTCACGCGGCCGCGAGATCTTCCGCGCGCGCGTCGGGGACGTCGCGCGCCTTCGCCAATCCTTGCGGGAGATCGCCGGCGCGTAGCGGTCCTTCAGGCGCAGCCGTCGGGCGCCAGCGCAAGCTCGATCCGCTCGCCCCGCAAGACCGCCCGGTCGGGAACGTCGAGGCAGGCGCTTTTCGGCGCGAACTCGGGCGACCCGACGTACACGAAGTAGTTGCACCGCAGTGCGCACTGGTCCTGCGCGGCGACGATGCGCGTGGCGGTGCCTCCCTCGGAGGGTGGCACCACGTCCCGCGTGGAGTAGGGCACGACGAGCTCGAAGGTCCCGTCGGCGCGCACCGTCGTCTG encodes:
- a CDS encoding glutaredoxin family protein, with amino-acid sequence MPRTVSLQAYRRLTLVTTVAGAFLFGLGLIVLIQLRIGAVGGPLILVGVLLGLSTALLRIEGQAPATSRGSVVLYARKECVLCDEARALLLPEAARAGVDVWEVDVDADAALSARYGDAVPVCESRGREIFRARVGDVARLRQSLREIAGA